The sequence below is a genomic window from Atribacteraceae bacterium.
CGGCCGGTACACGGCTGGTTTCACGCCTGATCCAGAAGCCCTGTGGTCGGTTCCTTACAAGTTCGATGTTTATTTGGCCCAGTACCGAACCGACATGTTTGCCGATGCGGGCATCGTCGATGCCGATGGATTGGCCAAAGGACCGGAAACCTGGGATGAATTGCTGGACAGTGCCCAGAAGTTGGCAGAGATATTCCCTGATATCAGTCCCCTGGCATTTCCTCTGGCCATCTCTGACCCGATGGTGGCAACCTTTGTTCCCATGCTGGCCTCTTACGGCGGAGAAGTCCCTTCGGTGATCTATGATGAAAACGTATATCCCAGATTCCAGGGACCCGAAGGGATAGCGGCGGTTTCCATGCTGAAAGACCTCCTTCCTTTTATGCCTCCCGATGCGCTTGCTTTCGACTATGATATGGTCAACGCCCAGATGTCTCAAGGGATGGCGGCCTATGCCATCAACTGGAACGCCTATCTCCCGGTACTGCTTGACCCAGAAAGATCGCTGATTCATGAAAATGTCGCTTTCGCCTTAACACCTGGTGGCCCGGCAGGTCGGTATCAGGGTCTG
It includes:
- a CDS encoding extracellular solute-binding protein; translation: MKKVLTVSLVALLSMVFLLAVSAGAEDFGWLKNWEGVTLTLSSHTGPTTDAYKVIAQEFEELTGARVVIIDESWKDLLVKHLASFVAGTGEFDILTFPYIWFGHYAEGMMVENLDEWFAREDLLDPNYDMGDFVPAILEAYGRYTAGFTPDPEALWSVPYKFDVYLAQYRTDMFADAGIVDADGLAKGPETWDELLDSAQKLAEIFPDISPLAFPLAISDPMVATFVPMLASYGGEVPSVIYDENVYPRFQGPEGIAAVSMLKDLLPFMPPDALAFDYDMVNAQMSQGMAAYAINWNAYLPVLLDPERSLIHENVAFALTPGGPAGRYQGL